In the genome of Methylococcus sp. EFPC2, the window TGTCTTCGGGTGAGGATGCCTGATGGCTAAACCTTCAAACCTCATCCGCTTGGCCTATCAGGAATTAAGCGTCGGCTTTACCAGGGAAGGCTGGTTCAATGCGACGGGAGTGGCTTCACACTTTGGTAAGCAGCCCCATGAGTGGCTGCGCCTGCCTGATACCGAGCGCTACTTGCGAGCTCTCGAAGGTAGATACGGGAAAATCCCGTATGTAAAAACCAGTCGCGCCCGCGTGGATCGGGGCGGTGGCACATGGCTGCACCCCAAGCTTGCGGTGGCGTTCGCGCGATGGCTGGATATCGATTTTTCAGTCTGGTGTGACGAACAGATTGATGCCTTGCTCCGTGGCAGTCACCCAGCCTACGACTGGGAAAAGGCCCGTTCCACTGCGACGGCCTCGTTCAGGGTGATGGTCGAGGTGCTCATCTTGGCGCGGCAGGCGGAAGGCAAGACCACGGCCCAGCATCATTTCGTCAACGAAGCGCGGCTGATCGCGTGGGCTGTCTCCGGGAAATTCGAGGCGCTCGATCGCGCATCGCTGACCGTCTCCCAGCTATCGCTGTTGGCTTTGCTGGAAGAACGCAACGCCGTCTTGCTGGCGAGAAGTGTGCCCTACGGCGACCGCAAGCTTCTGCTCGAACAGTACGCACTCGACTGGCGCGCCCAACATCGGCCGGCGCTGGAGGCGGCCGCATGAATGCCTGCGTCAGCAACAACCCGTTGACAGCCGCAACGGGAGAGGCCTATCCTTTTTCCGTCGCCCCCCATGGGCGATACGGTCTTGGCGGACCGGTAAGTGAGCACAATCAAGGTGCTCGTGTGGCACCTTTTTTCATGCGCGGAATCCAGTTTCCATGGGTATCGTGCGCGGGCAGTCGCAAGACTGGTCGGTCTCACTTCCGATCCGCCAACCCGTGTACGGTGCCCACCCTTTGCTTGGCGGCTGGGGCGGGTTTTCAAGACCCAAGTGAGGATTCCACCATGTCTACCCAGACTCCCCCGGGCGTAATCTGCCCAAAATCCACCCTGCCCATAGACCAGGCCGCGCGCCTGGCAACCGTCTGCCGGCGCTTGAAAGAAGAGCTTGAAGCCGCTGCCGGCTTGGCTGCCGATCTATCCATAGACCACCGCGACATCCGCGAGCTCCGCGGCGTGCTACGCGATCTGGACAAGGCCTTTACCCTGGCCAAAGGCGCGCACCGAACCGCCGAAGGCCTTTGGGATGCCGCGTGCGAAGCCGAACGCAACCAGGGAGGGCAGCGGTAATGGACGACATCATCCGACGAATACTGGCGGGCTGTATCGAGGACGAGCAGCCCAGCAAAAGCCATCTCCAAACATTCAAAAGTGCCCGCGCGTTCGCCGGGGAATTGCTTGGCCGCCGCGCTGCCGGCGGAGAAGCCGGGATGCTTGCAGTCAGCGACAAAGAGCTGGAGGACATGCTGACGGAGGCTTTCCTCGCAGGTGTTGATCTTCGTGGGGAACAAGAAGAGCAACTGGGAGGAGACCGCCATGGATAAGCATCTCTCTCCCATAAACCGTGCTACGGCATCCGGGATAAATCCCTTAATCAAGGACGATTTAAGGGAAACCGCGGCGGCGGTGGCAAACGTCATCAACCTTCTGGCGTGTGCGACGACCGATGCAAGCGACCGCGGCTACCCGACAGGTGAAGGTCTTTGTTTTGTGCTTGAGGTCGTTCATGCGGCGCTCAAGTTCGAAATCGACAGGCCAGAGAATGCCGACCTGGGCGCCGCGGCCCTAACCCCGTCTCACACGGCCAATGTCGTCGCGGCAGAAACACAGGGAGGGCACGACCATGGCTAGTACGCGAAAATTTGTCGAAGAGCATCACAAGAATGCTGAGCAAGAGGCGCTGTGGTTCGGCTTGCGCGCGCCGCTGCCCGATCATCCCATCAAATCCCGCGACGGGCTTTCATTCACTTACCGGTATCCGGAGCCGGCTCCCGAGGGATTGGCTGGGCTGCAAAATTGGTGGGTGCCGTTGGTCCCAAATTATTGGGATAACGGTATGACCTTGGGTCGGCGGATGTTTGCCGAAGTCGTCAGACTCGTAAACGCCGACGTGGAGGCGGCCGAACATGCCTTGTGGTTCGGCATCGAGGCCATGATCCGCCAACACCGCTGCTCGGGCGTCGAAGACGGTTTCATCGAAGAGGTCGCCAAGTATGCCGTCATCGGTATGCAGGTGATGGCCAGCCAGGGCCACTTCGAAACGCCCGAAAGCTCAGAGTTGCGCGAAGAGTTGGAACGCGTTGGCTCGGCGCTTGATCGAGCTATTGCGCAGACGATGTCGGCGGGCCTGGCTGGTCGCGACGTGAAGGACAGTTTGCCGACCAGGCAGCACGGACGCGCACTCAATAAAGCAACCTATGCCATTGAGTCCGCAGTCAAGGCGCTGCGCTCTGCGCGCGCACTACTCAGTGATTTGCGGGGCAGCGAGCATGACTGACGTTCGCTCAGATACTCTCAGCCCGGACTTTACCGAAGCCGCCAGGTTTCTCAGTCTGCTGGCCGAGGGTGAGGAAGCCTTTACTTTTCAGACCTTCGACGACCTGAAGAGCCGAAAAGATAAGAAGCTCGCGCATATCTTCCACGGTGACTTGGAGTCATGTGCGTCGGCGCTGGCCGACCTGAACAAACGCGGGTCCGGTGTTTTCGTAACGGTCAACGAAACGGATGGCCATGGCCGCAAGCTGGAGAACATCGTCCGAATCCGCGCCGTCTGGCACGAGGAAGACACGCCCTGCGGCATAACGGAATGGCCGCTGGAACCGCAGCTGGTCATCGAGTCGTCCCCGGGCAAGTTCCACCGCTACTGGCCGGTGGACGGGCTGACTCCTGCGCAGTTCACCGGTGTGATGGAGCGGATGATTGCCGACTATGGCAGCGATCCGAACGTAAAAGACACGACACGCGTGTTGCGGTTGCCGGGGTTTTGGCACCTGAAAAATCCGGCCGCGCCGTTCCGCGTGCGCATCGTTCATGAATCGGGAGGGCTGCCGTATTCAGCTAGCCGGTTGCTCGAGGCATTTCCAATGCTAGAGCGGGCGGCAGTGTCGGCGCCAGTCAAGCCGGCGGGCGATTTGCCGCCCGGTGCTCATAAGTCGGTCGTAGCCGAGCTGGCCGGTCGGGCCGCGCGGCGCACGCATGAAGATCCCACGCTCGGGCGGCATGCCATGGTGCTGTGGCTGGGGCGAGAGTGCGCGCACCGCGGTATCCCTGTCGACTGGGCGGAATTCGCCGTTCAGTCGTTCGCCGAATTGATGCGCCCCACGGACACAACCGGCCAGGTCGTAGCGATGAACTTTTCCGGTGAGGTAAAGGCCTTTCGGGATGCTCATGTGGCGGGCCTGGCTGATCCAGCAGACAAGCGGACGCGGCGGTATTCGGAAAGCCCGACTCAGACTGCGCCCGACGATGCCGTGACCGAAGGTGCCCGTAATAAACATCTGGCCCGGATGGCAGGGGCTTTGCGGCGATCTGGCGTAGGAGCTGGCGCGATCCTGGAAGCACTACGCGCGGAGAACGGCGCCCGGTGTCATCCCCCGTTGCCGGCGGGTGAGGTTGAGGGGGTTTGGAAATGGATATTGCGCGAGCAACAGCCCACGCAAGCTGCCGGACCGGCGGAGAACGATGCCGTGGTGCTGGAATGGCCGGACCCTAGTCTACCTACGTCGACCTTGGTTCCCGACATTCCGGCCGATGTGTTGCCGGGCTATGTCGGAGCCATGGCCGGTGCTGTGGCGGAAGCGACCCAGACACCGCCGGCAATGGCGGTGTTGTTCGCGCTCTCCACCCTGGCGACCGTGTTACAGCGTCGTTTCCTGGTGGCTCCTTTCGGCTCAGATTACACGGAACCGCTGAGCTTGTGGACGCTGGTAGCCTTGCCCTCGGGCTCACGTAAAACGGCCGTAATCAATGCACTAAGCGCTGTGCTTGCCCGCTGGGAGAAGCTGGAGCGGGACCGGATGCGCGGGGACATCGCGCGGAACGCGGCGGCGCGCGAGGTAGCCGAGAAGCGCATCGAGCGCCTGAAGGCCGAGGCGGCCAAGGCGAGCACGGCCGACGATCGCGAGGCGCTGACGGCGGAAATTCAACGCGAAAAGGAACTGATGCCGTTGGAACTGCGTGCTCCACGCCTGTTCTCCGGGGATATCAATAGCGAAGGCCTGCAGCGTTCGTTGGTCGAGTATGACGGTATGTGGTCCGTTCTGACGGATGAGGGCGGCATCTTTGCCGTGATGGCTGGTTTGCACACGGGCGGCCTTTCCAGCCTCGACGTTTTTCTCCAGGCGCACGCCGGCACACACCTCCGCGTCGACCGGGCTGGCCGGTCTGCTTACGTCGACCGCCCGGCCTTGTCGTTCGGCATGGCTCTGCAGCCCGGCATCCTGCGGGATGCTGCCAAGTCGCGGAAATTTCGAGACTCCGGCCTGTTGGCTCGCTTCCTCTTCGGCATCCCGCCATCGAACGTGGGTACCCGAGATGTGCGGCGCCATTCCGCGATTTCTGAGACGGTCAAGGAAGCATGGGAATCAAACATCATGGGCTTGCTCGACTCGATGGAAAGGCCATTGAGCGCGCCGGTTGTGCTGCCGTTCGACCAGGATGCCCTGAGCCTTTGGCTGGATTTCTCGGAGGAATTGGAGCGTGAGCAAGGCGCGGGCGGGCGCTACGCGCATATCGCGGACTGGACATCAAAACTGCCGGGCGCGGTGGCGCGCGTGGCTGGGCTGCTGGAACTGGCGATCCACGGGGTGGACGTGCGGCGCGTGCGGCAGGAGTCGGTGGCACGGGCGGTTGCCTTGGGCCGTCTGCTTATTCCCCACGCCGAGGCGGCATTCTCGCTCATGGGCGCAGGAGTCGGCGAGGACGATGCCCTTGCCTTGCTGGCCTGGATACGGGCGCAGAAGCTTGAGCGATTGCATCGGCGAGAGGCCCAGCAGGCGTTGCGTGGGCGCTTCCCTACGCTCGACAAGCTCAAGTCTGCCGTTGAGCAGCTGGGGGAATGGCATGTCCTCGGGCCTGAAATCAAAGAGCGTGCGAGCGAAAAAGGCGGGCGGCCGTCGGCTGCCTACGTGGTCAACCCCAAGGTGCATGTCGCATGATCCATCTACACAAAACCCCGATAGAGGGGGTGCTACGAGGTCGTTCGGACCTTTCACAGAACCTTTTCACAAAACTACACAAAATTCACAAAACCGGTTTTGTGAATTCACTCTCGGAGGTTTTGTGTGTTTTGTGAAAAACGCCTAAAGGGTTTTTTAGACCTTTATTTATATATATTTTCAATAACTTACGACGGTCTCAACATGAGCCAGAGAAAATGCCCCGGAGTCTATTCACAAAACCCACAAAACCTAGGAGGGGGTTTTGTGGGTTTTGTGAATTGTGTTTCGCACTTTTCCCCAATTTTGAGGACAGCGAAATGAGTACAGCAGAAAACCTTGCCAGAGGACGTACCCCGACCTTGATTGCCGACGATGTAAAGGTGAAGCGCATGGCGCGGGCAGCGGGTGTATGGCCGTTGTTGCGCAAGGCGCATAGGGACGGACGGCCGTGTTTGGTCGTGCGTGGGCTCACCGCGTATGCCGCCTTCGAAGACGGATTCGCCGCCGTGGTGTGTGGCGAGCTGGCCGACCTGGTCGAGTTGATGACCGTCATGTGCGCCTTGTTGCAGATCGAGGCCGCCAATATTCAGAAACTATGGACTATCCATTGAGGTTGCCGATGCGAGACCGGAAGGGTGGGTCGATTCTTCCAAGCCAATCCACCAGGACTGGTGTGCGTGTTTTTTGCGTGCCGTCGCGAAATGGAATAGGGGGGGCCATGAAATTCCTTGGGGCTTTCTGCCCTTGGACCGGTCTGGTGTATTTTTTTGCAGCGGCGGGAGTTTCCGAGGGGGGGTACCCCGCGGAGTTCACCAATGACTAGACACCGCCGCCGCAAGCCTCGTGATTTCGACGATGCATTGGACACCACCCTGTCCGACCCTGCCGAAACCGCGTTTACGGTCTTGGCCGGGCCGGCACCGTGCGATGGCTGCTTCGGGAACTGGCGGTGCAAATCCGAGAAGTTGGCGTGCTCCGACTTCGCCCATTTCGTTGCTACTGGCCGAACAATCGACGGCAGCCGACAGGCCAACGTCCACACGTTCCGGCGGCTCTTCTCCGCCGATGGAGACCGCTGATGAATTTCACCCCACCCCGCACCGGCAAACATGCGCGCGGCATGCACGAACTGGCCATCCTGTTGAGTCGAGTGCTTGCCGTCGACCCGGCTGCCAGCTTCCAGGATGCCGTCGCCGGCTTGCAGCACATCCGGCACCCGATGTTGAACGGCCTGGGAATCCACGTCAGGCGGCGGTGGATAGCGACCCAGCGCGATCGGCGTAGTTGGTGGGACCGCGCTGCGGCGTCGGCTCATGCCGCCGGCAAGGTGCCAGTGGTCGCCTACCGCCTCGACCGCGAGCCTGACTGGACCTTCATACGCCCGTTGACGGCGGGGCGCCTGAGCTTCGACGAAACTGCGTCCCTTCCTAGCATCCGCGCTTTTTTGACAAGTCTGCGGCATTGGCCACTCGGCCCATTGTCGGCCAATCACACACCTGGGGAGGACAAATGATCGAAAGTATCGATTTCAATATCCGGATGATGCTTGAGACGAATGAATGTGTCCCGACGCTCAGCTTCGTCGACCCCGATGGTCGCCGCCAGCAGGTATGGCAGGGTGATCCCTGTGCCGATGTCCGAACCGCCTCGGAGGCGTTGTGCCTGGCGCTCCGCAAAATCACGAACGCTATTCGCGCCCAACGGGGCCCTGTGCATTGAGTGCGGGCGCCAGCGGCAAAAATCCGGCCGGGCGGTTTCCCGGCGATGCCCAGCGGAGATCCACGATGAGACGATATCTTCAACATGCCGACAACCTCCGGCGCGCCGCAAAAATGCAAGCTGCGGCGGATTCGATCTGCGCCCAACGGCTCGAGCGCTGCAAGGCCGCTGTCACCGCGCGCCGGCTTGAACGTGAGTCCCGCGCCCGAATCGAAGCGCGGGGCCCGACGCCCACCCATGTGCCGATGCCACCTGCGCCCACCCGCGCCCCCTCCGGAAACTTGCGGCGGCTATATCAGAGCGCGACATCCAAATACGAGCGCCGGCTGATCATCGAGCTGCAGAAGCTAGAGATCAACAATTTACGCCGGGGTCGTGTTAGCCCCCCAACGCCCGTCAATTCTGCGCGCCCTACGGCTACCGGCAACCCATACGCTGCAAGTTTCGCCCGCAAGCAGTCCCAATGGCGAGCCGCCGCGTATGCCGGATGGAAGAGCGAAGCGAACTCTTGATTCATAGAACCGGCCCGGCGGTTTCCGGGACCCTAAACCTTGGAGATATACCGATGAATCTTCGTTTACCCCAAAAAACCGAAATCCTATTGCAGAAATTCTTGAGCAGCCCTACCGCCCAACAGGTGCAGTCGGAGCTCGACGCCGACCGGATACGACAACGCAAAACGCTAAGTCGGGAGCTTGGCGTGTTGGGCATTCAAACCGAAAAAGCCGTCAAGGATGCCGAGGCCCGCCTTCCGGCTGCCGGCGAGAAGGTAGCCGCAGCGCGGGCCAAGCTGAATGAAGCCGCCAACGAATACTATGCCGTCGAGGCGGAAATCACCGCTGCCCGCTTGGAATACGACAGGCGCCGGGATCAGATCGAGGCCGAGCTAAAAAGAACGGCATCGGAGCAAATTGCCGTCTTTGCCGAACGCATGGACGGCGAGCGCAGGGGGCTTGAGCAGAACTATTCCAGAGCCACAGCCCGGCGCGCGCTGGCTCTGGGCAATCTTGTGCACCAAGAGCTCCCTCGTGTGGCTTTGTTGCCGCTCGACGAGGCGGCACTCGAAGCAAAGCTGCAAGCGCTATATGCCGCGCTGCCGCCAGGCAAAGACGAGGCCCTTGAAGCAGACCTAGCAGCGGTCAACTAAGGGACAACCACAAGCCACGCTCCAATGCGGCGCATAGCGCGACCTATCAACCCGCCGCCCTGCCCCCAGGCCGGCGGGCCTTTTTAACATCCCCTAAACGGTGATTCCGATGGCATCCATTCTATCCTCCCTCTCCATCGACTTAAGCGCCAACATCGCCCGGCTGCAAGCCGACATGAACCGCGCCAACGCGACCACCGCGCAAGGATTTGCGCGCATGGAGTCTGTGGCCCGCTCCACCTCAAGCGCCATCAAGGGCCTGATCGGCGGCGCTTTTGCCGGCATCACGTTGGGCAAGTCGTTCGAAATCCTCAAAGAGTTCGACACCCTCAACGCTAGCTTGAAAACGGTCACCGGCTCGCTGGACGCCGCAGGGCAGGCATCCACGATGTTGCGGCAGTTTGCCACGGAAACGCCCTACGAGCTCAAGGACGTGACCGAGGCCTTCATCCGCCTCCGTTCGCTGGGCCTGGATGCGTCGGTAGAGTCGCTGCGCTCGTTCGGCAATACCGCCTCGGCCATGGGCAAGCCGTTGATGCAGTTTATCGAGGCGGTTGCGGATGCAAGCACGGGCGAGTTCGAGCGGCTGAAAGAATTCGGCGTCAAGGCCAAACAAAACGGCGATCAGGTCGCGCTGACCTTCCAGGGCCAGACCACGACTATCAAGAACAGCGCGCAGGAGATTCAGCGGTATCTGCTGGACCTTGGCAATACAAAATTCGCCAGTGGCATGAAAGACCAGATGGAGACCCTGAGCGGCGCCTCCTCAAACCTCAGCGACTCATTCAGTAATTTGGTCGATACCATAGGCAATCTAGGGGTAAGAGACGCGATAAAAGCCAGTTTTGGCGGCGCGGTCGAACTGC includes:
- a CDS encoding KilA-N domain-containing protein encodes the protein MAKPSNLIRLAYQELSVGFTREGWFNATGVASHFGKQPHEWLRLPDTERYLRALEGRYGKIPYVKTSRARVDRGGGTWLHPKLAVAFARWLDIDFSVWCDEQIDALLRGSHPAYDWEKARSTATASFRVMVEVLILARQAEGKTTAQHHFVNEARLIAWAVSGKFEALDRASLTVSQLSLLALLEERNAVLLARSVPYGDRKLLLEQYALDWRAQHRPALEAAA
- a CDS encoding DUF3987 domain-containing protein: MTDVRSDTLSPDFTEAARFLSLLAEGEEAFTFQTFDDLKSRKDKKLAHIFHGDLESCASALADLNKRGSGVFVTVNETDGHGRKLENIVRIRAVWHEEDTPCGITEWPLEPQLVIESSPGKFHRYWPVDGLTPAQFTGVMERMIADYGSDPNVKDTTRVLRLPGFWHLKNPAAPFRVRIVHESGGLPYSASRLLEAFPMLERAAVSAPVKPAGDLPPGAHKSVVAELAGRAARRTHEDPTLGRHAMVLWLGRECAHRGIPVDWAEFAVQSFAELMRPTDTTGQVVAMNFSGEVKAFRDAHVAGLADPADKRTRRYSESPTQTAPDDAVTEGARNKHLARMAGALRRSGVGAGAILEALRAENGARCHPPLPAGEVEGVWKWILREQQPTQAAGPAENDAVVLEWPDPSLPTSTLVPDIPADVLPGYVGAMAGAVAEATQTPPAMAVLFALSTLATVLQRRFLVAPFGSDYTEPLSLWTLVALPSGSRKTAVINALSAVLARWEKLERDRMRGDIARNAAAREVAEKRIERLKAEAAKASTADDREALTAEIQREKELMPLELRAPRLFSGDINSEGLQRSLVEYDGMWSVLTDEGGIFAVMAGLHTGGLSSLDVFLQAHAGTHLRVDRAGRSAYVDRPALSFGMALQPGILRDAAKSRKFRDSGLLARFLFGIPPSNVGTRDVRRHSAISETVKEAWESNIMGLLDSMERPLSAPVVLPFDQDALSLWLDFSEELEREQGAGGRYAHIADWTSKLPGAVARVAGLLELAIHGVDVRRVRQESVARAVALGRLLIPHAEAAFSLMGAGVGEDDALALLAWIRAQKLERLHRREAQQALRGRFPTLDKLKSAVEQLGEWHVLGPEIKERASEKGGRPSAAYVVNPKVHVA